Part of the Micromonospora rhizosphaerae genome is shown below.
CTCGGCAGCCTCAGCAGGATCAGGCGTCACGCGGGAGTGAGCTCGAGGACGTTTTCAACCCGGCGCGCCACATCGAGAAGCTTGCGGTCGTCGCCCCGTGCTCCGTCGAGTTCGATTCCGAGGGGAAGGCCGCTTCGGGCTAGGCCTATTGGAAGGCTAATACCGGGTAGTCCGGCGCCGCTGGCAGGAATCGTGTTCTTCGCGAGAAAGAGATGGTCGACTCGTTCGCCAGCCACTGTGAAGCTCCACTGATCCTCGATCAGCGGTGCGAGTGCCGCGGTCGTGGGGAAGGCCAGTGCATCAAAGCCTCCCGCGCCGAAGACGTTGCCGAGACGGCGCTGGAGTTCCGGGCGGTCGATCGACAAGGTTTCCTCCAAGTCGCTCTCGGTGAGGTAGCCAGGTCCGGAAGGTATGACGAACTGATTCCATACCTCTTTAAGTTGCGGCTTCAGATCGTCGTAGATCTCGTCGAAAGTGACTGGGACGTCGTTCTGACGGAGAAACTCGGAGACCGCTTGCTGCGTCTCGCGGAAAAAGAGGTTCCAGGCTACGCGGTCTGCCAGCTTGGAGAAGTCCTCGCCAAGGTCAATCTCGAGGACTTCGGCCCCGGCATCTCGGAGACGATGAAGGGCGGTGACGAACTGCGACTCGATCTCGGGATCGACAAGCCCGAGGAACTGCTTCGGGGCGTAGGCGAATCTCACGTCCTTGAGGCCAGAGTGCTTAGAAGGGGACGCGAACTCGTCCGCAGCGACGATCTGGTCGATCAGTATGCAATCGTCGACATTGCGCGCGAGTAGCCCGGTTGTGTCGAGGGTGTGAGAGACCGGCGCGACTCCATAGCCCGGCCAGCGCCCAATGGTCGGCTTGAAACCGACCACTCCAGTCAGCGCGGCAGGCACTCTGATGGAGCCGATCGTGTCGCCCCCGAAAGACGCGGGCACAATCCGAGCCGCGACGGATGCTGCTGAGCCACTCGATGACCCCCCGGGAATGTGCTCTCGGCCGTGGGGATTTTTCACCTGGCCGTATCGGTCGTTGTCACCGGTCAAGCCATAGGACATCTCGACAAGGTTGTTCTTGCCGAAGACGATGCCGCCTGCATTCTTGATTGCTCTGACGACATCGGCGTCTTGGGACGGGATGAACGTCTCTAAGGTCTTCACGCCGAGAGTTGTACGAAGGCCGCGCGTCGCATAGCTGTCTTTGACTCCTAGAGGGACTCCGAGAAGCGGAGCAGTCGAGCCTGCAGCGCGGGCCTTATCGGCCTCCGCGGCTGCGGCCAGTACCGCGGACTCATCGATGGTGATGAAGGACTGGAGATCCGAGTAACGTCGTGCTCGCTTCAGAAGGGCCGCGGAGTAAGACTCAGCGCTGATGTCGCCCTGACGGATTGCGGTAGCGGCTGCTGCCACGCCGAGATCCGCGAGCTCGCGGTCGTCCGCCGCGGGCGCCGCATCGATGGCTGGTTTGTCGGTGCTCATGAGAAACCTGTTCTGAGTCGTTGGGGTAGGACTACCGTGCGAGAGTGCTAGCTGCGCTGTGCTGAGGTTGGGTCGAACGCATCCGGCACAGGTATGTCGAGAACTCTGAGCAGGTTCGCAACCTTTCGGTCCAGCTCGAGACCGACCGCGGCAACCTCCGGAAAGGAGAAGCTCGCGAAGCGCGTGCTGGGCTGGTCGATGGAGAACCGCGTGAGACCCTCACGATCGCGGTGGATCGTCGTGCGCAAGGGCGCATAGAGCATCACTGCGGGATCGTGGCGATACATCCGCTCCGCGATCGTGTGGTTGCCCATCAAATAGGCGACACACGCGTCGGAGTCTCCCGCGAGTTGCATGGTCTCGCCGACGTCCGTGCTCCAGAACCGCATGAAGCCGTACGGCGCATTCACTTCGGCGTCGGCGAGTACAGCATCCCAACTCGCGCGCTCCCTACGAAGTTGAGCCAGCCTGTCGGCATTCAACGCCGGGACTGCCGCCTCGTATCGAGTGCGGATGTCCGCGAAGCTCGTCTTGGTGTCGATTGACCATCGGACCACCTCGTGAGGGGTGGAGACAAAGGTTCGATCGGGCATGCGATGTTCGATCCTCTCGTGCTTGCGGGTCCGGATGTGGAGCAATGCGTCCTAGCGAGACCGCTTCGGGTGGGCGTTTCTGAAGCGTTGACACTCAGCGGCGCCTCACCGTTGAAGTACAACGATCGTTCTACTTCAACGGGTATCGAGAAGCCGCCACATCCCGGCCCGCTCCCGATCTTGTACCGCTCGGAAACCCGGTTCTGGCCTCTGAGGTGCGGTTCTGTGCGACCCGGCTAGCCAGCCGTGGGGCATGGTGGCGGGCATGTTCCTGTCTTTCGGATACCTGATCTTGTGTCAGATCCTGCGGCTGGTGGGCCAAGGCCTGCGCGGCGGCCGGTCCAAGGACATCGAGATTCTCGTGCTGCGTCATCAGGTCGAGGTCCTGCGCCGGCAGGTGGCACGGCTGGACCTGGAGCCCACCGACCGAGTGGTTCTGTCAGCCCTTTCACGGCTGCTTCCTCGTTCCCGGTGGTCGACGTTCTTTGTCACCCCTGCCACGTTGCTGCGCTGGCACCGTGAACTGGTCGCCCGGAAGTGGACCTACCCGCAACGACGACCCGGGCGCCCACCGATACGGGCGGAGATCCGCGCCCTGGTGCTGCGCCTGGCCTGGGAGAACCCGACCTGGGGCCACCGCCGGGTGCAGGGCGAACTGCTCAGGCTCGGTTATCGGGTCGCTCCCAGCACCGTGTGGCGATCCTGACCGCCGCCGGCGTCGATCCGGCTCCGCGGCGCGGCGGGCCGACCTGGACCGAGTTTCTGACCGCTCAGGCCAGGGGCGGTTTGGCCTGCGACTTCCTGCATGTGGACACGATCGGTCTGACCCGGGTCTACGTGCTGTTCCTGATGGAGATCGGGGCCCGGCGGGTACATATCCTCGGGGCCACCACGAACCCGGCGGGGGAGTGGGTTACCCAGCAGGCGCGGAACCTGTTGATGGACCTCGGCGACAGAGTCGCCCAGTTCAGGTTTTTGATCCGGGATCGTGACAGCAAGTACATCGCCGGGTTCGACATGGTCTTCACCACCGAGGGCATCGAGATCCTGCGTACCCCGCCTCGGGCGCCGCGGGCGAACGCGTACGCGGAACGATGGGTACGCACGGTCCGCCGCGAGTGCCTCGACCGGATGCTGATCTACAACCGCCGTCACCTACTGGCCATTCTCGGCGAGTACGTGACGCACTACAACGACCACCGGCCTCACCAAGGCCGACACCAACACCCACCCAACGCCACCGACGTACCGCTCTCACCGGTCGCTGACCTGACCGCAGCACGAGTGCGCCGCCGGAAGATCCTCAACGGGCTGATCAACGAATACGCCCAGGTGGCGTAGCTGTAACCGACTTTCCGAGCGGTACAGGAGGAATTGCGCCCAGGTTGTCGCTGATCCCTCCGGTGCGGGATCGATGCCGGCCTCGCGGAGGATCGCCCAGACGGTGGAGGCGGCGACCTTGATCCCGAGAGTGAGCAGTTCGCCGTGGATGCGCCGGTAGCCCCAGTTGCTGTTCTCTCGGGCCAGCCGCAGGGTCAGGGTGCGGATTGAGCGCAGTGTGCGGGGTCGTCCGGGTCGGCGGGGTCGGGAGATGGTGGCGTGGCGGCGGGCGAGCAGCTCGCGGTGCCAGCGCAGGATGGTGTCTGGGCGCATGAGCAGCCGAAGTTGCTGCAGCGCTGCCCGGGGGAGTGGGCGCAGCAGTGCGGCCAGCAGGGCCCTGTCGGCGGGCTGGAACCGGACGCGTTGGTCGCCGAGTTGGCGCTGCAGCACGGCGATCTGGTGCCGCATGATGAGGATCTCGGTGTCCTTGTCGTGATCGCTGCGGGCAACAGCCGCAGCAGCGCGAACACGTTGGTCACACCGAGGTAGGCCAGTCGCAGGAACACGAGGCGGCATCATCGCGTAGTCATCGACATCGATCGGCCAGGTGACAAGCCGAACCAGCCGTGATCGCTCGCCAGGTGTCGACGAGTCGACCCTGAGCAGGGTGGATGGCATTTTCGGCAGGCACAGGCCTTCAGCGGGGATGTGGCGGCGGAGCAGACGATCGAACAGAGCCGGCAACAACTCAAGCTTCCGGCGGCAGCATTTGATCCTGCTGCCGGCCCCGGTAGGTCTCCAGCAGCCTCAGCCAGACCTCACTGATCGTCGGGAACGCGGGCACGGCATGCCAGAGTCGTTCCACCGGCACTTCGCCTGCGACCGTGACGGTGGCCGAGTGCAGCAGTTCTCCGACGCCGGGCCCGACGAAGGTGACCCCCGCCACCGTTCCGCGGTCCACATCGACCAGCATACGGGCCTGGCCGCGATAGCCCTCGGCGTACTGGTGCGCGCCCGCGACGCGTGCGATGTCGTAGTCGACCACCTCGACCCGGCGTCCGGCCCGCTCCGCCTCGCGCGCGGTCAGGCCGACGGACGCGACCTCCGGGTCGGTGAAGACGACCTGCGGCACGGCCGCGCCGTCGGCGGTCGTGGCGTGCGCGCCCCACCTGGCGTCGTCGACCGGCTCTCCCTTAGCGCGGGCGCCGATGGCGGCGCCGACGATCCGGGCCTGGTACTTCCCCTGATGGGTCAGCAGTGCCCGTTGGTTGACATCGCCGGCGGCGTAGAGCCAGCCGTCGGCGACGGCGGTCACCCGGCCGGTGTCGTCCACGGTCAGCCAGTCGCCCGCGGTGAGACCGACGGTCTCCAGGCCGAGGTCCGCCGTCCGCGGGGCTCGGCCCGTGGCGAACAGGATCTCGTCGGCGGCCAGTTCTGCGCCGTCGGCCAGCGTCATCCGCACCTCGCCGTCCTCGCGCGCCACGTATGTCACAGAGGCCCCGAAACGGATGTCGACGCCGGCTTCGCGAAGCCCGTCCGCGACCAGCTCGCCGGCGAACGGCTCCATCCGCGGCAGCAGTCCGGCGTCGCCGCGGACCAGCATCGTCACCTGGGCGCCGAGCGCCTGCCAGGCGGTTGCCATCTCGACGGCCACCACGCCGCCGCCGACGATGGCGAGACGGCCTGGTACGTGGTCGGCGCTGGTGGCCTCACGGCTGGTCCAGGGGCGTACGGTGTCGAGTCCGGGTGTGTCGGGCAGGGCCGCGCTGGTGCCGGTGCAGATGGCGACGGCGTGCCGTGCGGTCAGCCGGACGGTGTCGCCGTCAGGGGTCTGCACCGCCACCTGGCGGGGGCCGTCGAGCCGGCCGTGGCCGCGTATCAGGTCGACGGAGACTGCGTTCAGCCAGTCGACCTGGTTCTCGTCGTTCCAGTACGCGGACATCTTGTCACGGTGCGCGAGGACCGCCTCGACGTCCAGCGGCCCGGCCACTGCCTGGCGCAGCCCGGGGACGCGGCGGGCGTCGGCGCGTGCCAGCACCGGCCGCAGCAGCGCCTTGCTGGGCTCGCAGGCCCAGTAAGAGCACTCGCCGCCGAGCAGTTCGCGCTCCACGATCACGGTGCTGAGCCCGGCGGCTCTGGCCCGGTCGGCCACGTTCTCGCCGACCGGGCCAGCGCCGATGACGACCACGTCATAGGTGCGGGGTGCCTCGTTCGTCACTGCTTCCTCCATGACTGCGTCTGAGACTCTGTCTAGAGTGCGGCTTCCGCAGAAGCGGGGCTGCCGGGCCGAGGCTCCCTGGTCGTGTCTGCGGTAGCCGGCCCGCCGCCGAAGCGCCCGCTGATGCCGCTGCGTGCCGGCGACGGTGCCCGAGGTCGCGCCTCGGGTCGCCGAGGGAGGGCCGTGACCCGGGCCTGGGTCTCGGCTGGGCGCCGTTGTGCCCCGGTCCCCGGTCGGCCAAGCTGCGGCACGGTACAGCGTATGGCTGTGGTCAAGCTTGGGGCGCGGAGGGCGCCCGGCGGCAGCGGTCCGGCGCCGGTGTCGCACCGAGGGCGGAACGGGCCGGCCGCCACGTAGGCTGGTGCCGACCCGTCGCGCCCTCGGTGACTGAGGTGGTGTCAGCGGCCGGGGGCCCGCTTCTTGACCTCCTGGAGTACCCAGCCGTTGCCGTCCGGGTCGCTGAAGGTGGCGAAGGAGCCGTAGTCGGCACGGGTGGGGTGCGGGCCGGCGATCCGCGCCTGGCCGCCGGCGCGGTGGACGACGTCTCCGCCGTCGTGGCCGTGGTACACGGTCCCGCCGGCATCGTGGAACACCTCGCTCACCTCGATGCCGCGACCGACGAGCTCCGCGCGGGCCTCTTCGATGTCCGAGACGACGAGCTGTGGCCCCCGTCGTCGTCATCCACACGTCGCCGCCGCGGCCGGGCCGGGTGCGCGTGAACGGCTAGACTTGCGGGAGCTTCAGGGTGCGCTCATCGTCATCGGTGGGGCTTCGGTCCGTGTCCCCCCTCCGACATGAACTCCCACGACAGCCGGCGGGAAGTCACGCGCTGCTCGTCTGGCTGACGGCGGGGAAGTCGATGTTGGCGGGGGAGTGGTGCGACGACTCCTTTACTCGGCCCGGGCGTGGTCGAAAATCGACATGTGTGAGGCAGGCGGTAGGTGGTGGAGCAAGGACGCGGCTTGTAATGTCACGAACGGGCCTCGCGGCGGGTGGTGACCTCCTGCAGCGTCCAGCCGTTCCCGTCCGGGTCCTGGAATGAGGCGTGCGAGTTGTAGCTCTGACGTTCGGGGTCGGGGCCGGGTTGGCGCGCCTCGGGCCAGAAAGGGCTGCCGGGGCCGTGGTAGACCTCGGTGATGTCGACGCCTCGCTGGACCAGTTCCTCCCGTGTGGCCACGATGTCGGAGGTCACCAGCTCTAGGTGCCGCATCGACCCCGGTGCAGCGGCTATCGGCAGGCCTTTGCCGAACACGATGGACGTATGGCCGTCACCAGTCGGGGTCAGTTGCACGACGCGGACGTCGTCGCCGACCTCGATGTCTAAGTCCAGTCGCCAGCCCAGGCGATCCCGGTAGAACTCCATCGCCCTGTCGACATCCGACACCGGGATCGTGACCACCTCAAGATTGACGTGCATCGTACCCACTCCTTGTCCGCCCTGTCTGCGGTGTTCTGTCCCGACGGCGGGAACCCTTTGGTCCCGGCCCCGGGCCACCCGGGCTCCCGCCGGCCATCAGTCACCAAGGCCGGATCAACGCCCCTGTGATCGAGGACCGGGAGCGGCGACTGCCGCCGCTGTTCCTACCGCCGGACAGTACCCCCGATGGGGCCATGTCACGGGAGGATCCGGAGGTTGTGCTGGTCGGATGTCCGTCGCGAGGGTCCGTGGCCCGGTGCCGGTAACGAGTGGTTCGGGTATCGTCCGGCAGGCGGGACAGCCTTTGCTTCGTTACGGTCCACGCCACAAGCACCAAGCACCTGGCTGAGTGACATGCATCAATGTGCTGCTCGACGTCGCCCCTCCGACATGAACTCCCCCGACAGCCGGCGGGAAGTCACGCGCGGCTCGTCTGGCTGACAGCAGGGAAGTCGATGGTGGCGGGGGAGTGGTACGACGACTCCTTTACTCGGCCGGTTTATGCTTCAGGCGACCTGGGCAAACGTGCGCGAGCATGCCGCTGGGCCACCGGACTACTGGGGGTCAAGGGGTCGTCGGTTCAAATCCGGCCGTCCCGACGCAGGTCAGAGGCCATTCGGGATCTTCCGGATGGCCATTTCTGATCTTGTACAGCAGTGAAGTACAGCAACGGCTCATTGGTCGAGGCTCTCGCAGGGCTTCTCGGGTGGCCTTGGACGAGACCTGGCTGTAGATCTCCATGGTGATCGAGAAGTCGGCGTGTCTCAGGATCGCCATCGCGATCCGCGGATGCACGTCCAGGTCGACCAGCAGGGAAGCGCAGGTGCGCCGGGCGTCGTGGACGGTGATCTTAGGGGCGCCGGCGTTGGCGATGCGGCTGTCGTAGGAGCGGTTGAAGTTCCGCGGCTCGACCGGCAGCCCGTAGCGGGTCGTGAAGGCCATGCCGGTGTCGTGCCACGCATCGCGGGCCTTCTCTCTGGCCGCTTCCTGTTGGCGGTAGCGGTGCCGCAGCGCGGTGACGCAGATGGCCGGCAGCGGCAGGGAAGCGTCGGACTCCTCGGTCTTGCTGGTGCTGGCGCTGATGGGCGTCGGACTCTGGTACGCGCTGCTGCGTCCACCGTGAAGTCCCTGGCCGAGGAGGCTGCCCAGGGGCAGGTCGCCCCGGTGGCCCGGCAGGCCAGCGCCGCCGACACCCGAGCCCAGCAGGCGGACGACAAGGCCCAGCAGGCGGTCGACGCGGTCGCGCCCGGGGCCAGCCCGTCGCCGACCCCCACCGTCCGTCCGGGCGTGCCGGCCATCCCCGACGGTGGGCAGTCGTCCAGCCGGCGGCTGTCGGTCACCGCCGGGGCCGGCGCCATCGGCACCGACCGGTACACCGTGCCGTCCCGTCGGGTCTTTGTGCTGACCGACATCTTCCTGCAGAACCCGCAGGGCGACGAGGGGCGCCTCGACCTGGTGGTCGACGGCAGGACGGTGCTGACCGTCGCGCTGGCCAACTTCCGTGACCTGGACTACCACATGGTTTCGCCGATCGAGGTTTCCGCCGGCCGGGTGATCAGCCTGCGGACCAACTGCCGACGCGCCCCGGGACCGCGCTGGACGGCGCCGGTGGCGGAGGCGGCCAGTGCCGCGACTTCGCCTTGCTCCTGGTATCCCCTTCGCGGCAGGGTGGGCGGGGCCTCTCGTCTGGTCGGGGCGGGTGGGATTGCCGTTACGGCGGGGTGACCATGGCGTGGATCTTGTTCCAGGCGAGGATGAGGTCGGTCTGGTGCGGGTGGGTGTCGTCGAGGCGGATCAGCCGTTTACGGGCGCGGCGCACGAGGCGGGCTGGCGCGTTGAGTAGCACTCGGCGCAGGGTGGCCGGGCTGGCTTAGCGCAGCCCGGACTGTTCGGCCAGCAGCCGCAGCAACGGGGCGCCGACCGCACCGATCAGCCCGGACGCCCCGGTGGTCAGCGTCAGTCCGCGGGCCCAGGCGTTGGCGCGTTGTTCGATGCGTCGCTTACGCTGCAATCGTTTGGCACGCGCAGCCTTCATACGCAACCTGGTCGATGTCATACGCTTCACCTGGTAGGTGCCGCCCTTCTGGAAGATTCTCGATCTAGGCAACCCAGATCATTCCAGGTAGGACGGCACCTCCTTCACGTCAGGGCCGGCAATCAGCCATCACGCCGTCGAGCCCATGAATTCGTGAGGCTGGATGTCGGCGAGCCGTCCGGTTCTGCTAACAGAGCGGACGCCCTTTCGCGTCGCCCGACGTGGTCGTCTTACCAGCTCGCCAGACCTTCTTCCGCGCTCCGACACCCGAGGCTCGGATGCGCCGCGTCAGCCCATGTGCTGGTCGTCAGACGTCACGAACGTCCGCAGATGGTCAACCGCCGCAGAGAGCGCGTCCTGCAGGGGGCCGATGTCCCGGGCGACCTGAGCGAGGAGCATGCCGCCTTGATACGCCGCGAGGAACATGTCGGCGAGCCGCGCGGGGTCGGCGGACGCGTCGATGCGGCCGAGTTGCCGCATGCGATCGAGCCCGACGCGGAAGATCTCGCGCCACTGCGCGAACACCTCCGCGAGCCGGTCGTGCACGTCGAGATCGGTCTTGACGATCTCGCTCGCGAGCGAGCCGAGGCTGCAGCCGTCCTCGAACGGACGCCCCGAGAGGACGTAGAAGTCCGTCCAGTCCTGGAACGCCTCGACGGTGTCGAAGCTGGCAAACCGTTCGCTGCGATGGAAGCCGAGGACGCTGTCGGCATGCCAGTCGATGACCGCCAGGACGAGGCTCTCCTTGGTGGGGAAGTAGTGACTCAGCTGCGATCCACTCACGCCTGCAGCGCGGCGGACGAGCTCGTTGTTGGTTGCGTGGACCCCTTTGCCGTAGATCAACGCGGCCGCGTGCTCCAGTATTCGCTCGCGCGTGGCCTGGCCCTTGGGAGTGAGCTTCTGGGCTGCATCCGCCCCGTCGTTCACCTGCATGTCATCAACATAACACAACTGGGCTTGACAACCCATTTTCGATGGTGTTCACACAGCGAGTGGACGAAATCGTCCAGTAACGTCACGCGGAGGTTCATCAACATGTCTCGCCTGACCGCTCCCGCGCCGCCGACATCCCCCTGTTCACCTGCATGTCATCAACATAAACACAACTGGGCTTGACAACCCATTTCCGATGGTGTTCACTCAGCGAGTGGACGAAATCGTCCAGTAACGTCACGCGGAGGTTCATCAACATGTCTCGCCTGACCGCTCCCATGCCCGCCGACATCGACGCGAAGACGCAGGGCGCCCTCGACGCCATCGCGAAGCAGTTCGGCTTCGCGCCCAGCATGTTCACCACGCTCGCCGCGAACCCGACCGTGCTCGAGATCGTGATGGGCCTGCAGGGCAGCATCGCGAAGCTCCTGGACGCGAAGACGCGCCACACGATCGCCCTCGCGGTCTCTCAGTCGAACGGCTGCCACTACTGCCAGGCACTCCACGGTTTCATCTCGTCGAACCTCGGCGGTATGTCGGCGGAGGAGATTGAGCTCGCCCGCACGGGCACGTCCAGCGACCCGAAGCGCGCCGCCGTCGCGAAGTTCGCGCAGCACGTGATCGAGACACGTGGCCAGGTCAGCGACGAGGACCTCGCAGCGATCCGCGAGGTCGGGTATATCGACCCGGAGATCCAGGCGATCGTCACGATCGTGGTCGTCACCCTGCTCACGAACTACCTCAACAACGTCAGCGACACCGTCGTCGACGTCCCCGGCGCCGACCACCAGTCGGCCTGACTTTCCTCTCCACCCGCCGTTCAAACGAAAGAAAGCACGACGTTGAATCTCGACAAGCTGATCACGAAGCACCTCACCCGCTACTTCGACCCGAGCAAGAGGATCCCGGAGGAGACGTTCCAGCAGCTGCTGCGTTACCTGCGCACCTCGCCGACGACGATCAACATCCAGCCGAACCGTTTCCACGTGCTGGAGACGCAGGATGGCAAGGACAAGCTCGCGGACGCACTGGTCGGCCGCTTCGCGGACAACGCGGAGAAGGTGCGCAACGCGTCGCACGCCATCGTCTTCACAACGCGCAAGGACATCCCCGACACGCACCTGCAGGAGATCTTCGAGAAGGAGCGCGCCGACGGGCGCTTCGCCGACCCGGAGATCCAGAAGGGATGGGAGGCGGGCGCCTCCAACTTCGTGGAGATCCAGACGGAGAACTATGGCGGGGACGTGCTCCACTGGCTTGAGAAGAACACCTACCTCGTCGTCGGCGCCACGATGATGGCCGCGGCATCCCTCGGGGTGGACGCGACGCCGCTCGAGGGCTTCGACCGCACGACCGTGGACGCGGCCTTCGACCTGACCGACACCGACTACACGACCACGCTGCTTCTGGTGCTCGGCTACCCCGACGAGGCTCGGGTCTCCCGCCAGCCGGTCTCGCGGCTCGACGCGGAGAAGATCTTCACGCACATGTGACGGACGGGGCGGCCATCGGACCGCGGTGCCGGCCCCGTTCACTTCGACTCGGTTGCCCAGCGTCCGCACCTCCTCGACGGACGCCAGGCAATCGACCCTAAGGACTTCGAGGAGGTCAAGATGCAGATTGATAAGGCAGTGCAGGATCGAGCCGCGGCCCGCGCCGCCGAGCTTCCCGGCTCCGAGCACACACACCAGGTCACCGGCGACTGGGAGGTATGGAAAGTCGGCGGCAAGGTGTTCATGCTACAGACGTCCATGCCCGGCGAGCCCGTCGTGATCCTGAAAGCGGATCCATCCGACGCGGAGACGCTCCGCGCAGCTCACGCGAGCATCTCGCCCGGCTACCACATGAACAAGAAGCACTGGATCACGGTGCGGGCGGGTGCGGACGTCGAGCCCGCGCTTGTCGACAATCTCGTGACCGAGTCGTACCTCCTCGTCGTCGCCGGCCTGCCGAAGCAGAGCCGTCCCGTCGATCCCGCTTCGTTCCGCGTCCCGCCCTCCGCCGACTGATCACGCTGACGCCGACCGCGCACAGAGCGCTGTTGCCCCTCATCCGAGCAGCGCCCGCACCGGCGCATGGCGCCCTTGCGTGGCCGGGCCGCAACGACGAGGACCTCACCGTCGGCGTCCTCATCGAGGCACACGTCCTCGACGCGGCTGCTGGAGCATCCGCCCACGTGGCACGTCGGCCGCACCGATGTCAGCAGGTTCGGGGGGCATTGGGACGCGCGCCGGCATTGGCCGCCTGAGCGGCCGGGAGGTTGGTCATGCGGGCGGGACCTCCGGAAGGTCCTGGCCATGGACCAGGCCTGGCACAAGGGGGTGGCTGTTCGTCACCGCCCTGCTCATGGCCCGCGGCGCCCGGCGGGTGCGCTGATGGCCGCCGGGGGACGCAAGGCCTCGGCGGCCATGCCGCAGATGGGTTACACCTGCTACCTGTGCCCGGGCCAGCCCAGCGTCATCACCGGCGGCGACCCGGGTGACGAGCAGGCCGTCGAGAACGCCCGCAAGGAGTCGCGGACCCACCTCGACGAGCACGCCGAGCTCATCGCCGGCAACCGGGCCATCCGCCCGCTCGTGCAGGTCTCACCGCGGCTGCGCTCCGGGCCGACCGCCACCGCGCAGGCCGCCGCCTGACGGCCACCGTGGCGCCGGGCCCGCCCCGGCGCTCGCGGCGGCCGCGAGATCGGCGGGCCAGGAAGGGAAGTGATGAGCACCCAGGGCAAGAGCGACACCCCCGACGAGTCCATCTACCGGCGGGCGATCGAGGCCGCCATCGAGGCGGATCCCGAGATCCGCAAGGACATGGAGGGGGCCGACGTCGACGCGATGGCGAAGGACCCGGCCTTTCGGGCCGCCGTCGACTTCGTGTGGCGCGAGCGCGGCAAGACCGTCGCCGTCACCCAGGTCATCGGCCACGTGCCGGCCGGCGGCACCATCCTCGGCTACCAGGCCGACCGGATCTGACCGCCTCCGTCCCGCCTGGCAGCGCGCCGGGCGGGTGCGGTGGCCGCCAGAGGGGGCGCGCCAGACCCACGACGATCGCGCCAAACGGGTCGAAAAAGTCGACGAACGGGACGCCCACGGGGCGGCCGACTGCCCGGGAGCGGATCTAGGATCCAACCCTGATTGTGCGGACGTGGGATCCGGACCATGAGCGGACGTCGGGGCTGTGGCTGGTTCTGTCCGTGTCTCGGCCCGCGAATCGCGCTGCATGTCGTCAACGGGAGGATGAGATGTACC
Proteins encoded:
- a CDS encoding nitroreductase family protein codes for the protein MNLDKLITKHLTRYFDPSKRIPEETFQQLLRYLRTSPTTINIQPNRFHVLETQDGKDKLADALVGRFADNAEKVRNASHAIVFTTRKDIPDTHLQEIFEKERADGRFADPEIQKGWEAGASNFVEIQTENYGGDVLHWLEKNTYLVVGATMMAAASLGVDATPLEGFDRTTVDAAFDLTDTDYTTTLLLVLGYPDEARVSRQPVSRLDAEKIFTHM
- a CDS encoding carboxymuconolactone decarboxylase family protein; this translates as MPADIDAKTQGALDAIAKQFGFAPSMFTTLAANPTVLEIVMGLQGSIAKLLDAKTRHTIALAVSQSNGCHYCQALHGFISSNLGGMSAEEIELARTGTSSDPKRAAVAKFAQHVIETRGQVSDEDLAAIREVGYIDPEIQAIVTIVVVTLLTNYLNNVSDTVVDVPGADHQSA
- a CDS encoding helix-turn-helix domain-containing protein; its protein translation is MFLSFGYLILCQILRLVGQGLRGGRSKDIEILVLRHQVEVLRRQVARLDLEPTDRVVLSALSRLLPRSRWSTFFVTPATLLRWHRELVARKWTYPQRRPGRPPIRAEIRALVLRLAWENPTWGHRRVQGELLRLGYRVAPSTVWRS
- a CDS encoding VOC family protein produces the protein MHVNLEVVTIPVSDVDRAMEFYRDRLGWRLDLDIEVGDDVRVVQLTPTGDGHTSIVFGKGLPIAAAPGSMRHLELVTSDIVATREELVQRGVDITEVYHGPGSPFWPEARQPGPDPERQSYNSHASFQDPDGNGWTLQEVTTRREARS
- a CDS encoding amidase family protein; amino-acid sequence: MSTDKPAIDAAPAADDRELADLGVAAAATAIRQGDISAESYSAALLKRARRYSDLQSFITIDESAVLAAAAEADKARAAGSTAPLLGVPLGVKDSYATRGLRTTLGVKTLETFIPSQDADVVRAIKNAGGIVFGKNNLVEMSYGLTGDNDRYGQVKNPHGREHIPGGSSSGSAASVAARIVPASFGGDTIGSIRVPAALTGVVGFKPTIGRWPGYGVAPVSHTLDTTGLLARNVDDCILIDQIVAADEFASPSKHSGLKDVRFAYAPKQFLGLVDPEIESQFVTALHRLRDAGAEVLEIDLGEDFSKLADRVAWNLFFRETQQAVSEFLRQNDVPVTFDEIYDDLKPQLKEVWNQFVIPSGPGYLTESDLEETLSIDRPELQRRLGNVFGAGGFDALAFPTTAALAPLIEDQWSFTVAGERVDHLFLAKNTIPASGAGLPGISLPIGLARSGLPLGIELDGARGDDRKLLDVARRVENVLELTPA
- a CDS encoding DUF302 domain-containing protein is translated as MPDRTFVSTPHEVVRWSIDTKTSFADIRTRYEAAVPALNADRLAQLRRERASWDAVLADAEVNAPYGFMRFWSTDVGETMQLAGDSDACVAYLMGNHTIAERMYRHDPAVMLYAPLRTTIHRDREGLTRFSIDQPSTRFASFSFPEVAAVGLELDRKVANLLRVLDIPVPDAFDPTSAQRS
- a CDS encoding TetR/AcrR family transcriptional regulator, which codes for MQVNDGADAAQKLTPKGQATRERILEHAAALIYGKGVHATNNELVRRAAGVSGSQLSHYFPTKESLVLAVIDWHADSVLGFHRSERFASFDTVEAFQDWTDFYVLSGRPFEDGCSLGSLASEIVKTDLDVHDRLAEVFAQWREIFRVGLDRMRQLGRIDASADPARLADMFLAAYQGGMLLAQVARDIGPLQDALSAAVDHLRTFVTSDDQHMG
- a CDS encoding integrase core domain-containing protein, encoding MAILTAAGVDPAPRRGGPTWTEFLTAQARGGLACDFLHVDTIGLTRVYVLFLMEIGARRVHILGATTNPAGEWVTQQARNLLMDLGDRVAQFRFLIRDRDSKYIAGFDMVFTTEGIEILRTPPRAPRANAYAERWVRTVRRECLDRMLIYNRRHLLAILGEYVTHYNDHRPHQGRHQHPPNATDVPLSPVADLTAARVRRRKILNGLINEYAQVA
- a CDS encoding dihydrolipoyl dehydrogenase family protein produces the protein MTNEAPRTYDVVVIGAGPVGENVADRARAAGLSTVIVERELLGGECSYWACEPSKALLRPVLARADARRVPGLRQAVAGPLDVEAVLAHRDKMSAYWNDENQVDWLNAVSVDLIRGHGRLDGPRQVAVQTPDGDTVRLTARHAVAICTGTSAALPDTPGLDTVRPWTSREATSADHVPGRLAIVGGGVVAVEMATAWQALGAQVTMLVRGDAGLLPRMEPFAGELVADGLREAGVDIRFGASVTYVAREDGEVRMTLADGAELAADEILFATGRAPRTADLGLETVGLTAGDWLTVDDTGRVTAVADGWLYAAGDVNQRALLTHQGKYQARIVGAAIGARAKGEPVDDARWGAHATTADGAAVPQVVFTDPEVASVGLTAREAERAGRRVEVVDYDIARVAGAHQYAEGYRGQARMLVDVDRGTVAGVTFVGPGVGELLHSATVTVAGEVPVERLWHAVPAFPTISEVWLRLLETYRGRQQDQMLPPEA